Proteins encoded together in one Bacteroides ovatus window:
- a CDS encoding glycosyl hydrolase family 18 protein — protein sequence MLVMTSVSCKQETFSSTTQEKKVAPWYVYIDGSSFKDIEPVKEIISSISVFGNPPKSFIDECHQNHIEVYQAVGGNEETIDTPQKRKALVEKYVSDCNANGYDGIDLDLEHLNPDIQDAYTEFLKLASKELHAVGKKLSHCVSFYPALYQDNETKMFHDPAVLNTTCDLVRVMCYDMYFAPGIDKPELKHRDDCMGIGPTSNYLWTREAMLFWMKHIPNDKLVMALPAYANDYAVTGGIKGRQIYQSVPDSINGILPSPIWLCYEKVNMYLYDGTDGNRHLFYASDARSTEALLELADELGISQIGFWHFNSVDPQMWDTAAKWQKK from the coding sequence ATGTTGGTAATGACGAGTGTTTCCTGCAAGCAGGAAACATTCTCTTCCACCACCCAGGAGAAGAAAGTAGCTCCTTGGTATGTCTATATAGATGGAAGCTCTTTTAAGGATATAGAGCCAGTGAAAGAGATTATTAGTTCCATTAGCGTTTTCGGGAATCCTCCGAAATCATTTATCGATGAATGTCATCAGAATCATATCGAAGTATATCAGGCTGTAGGTGGGAATGAAGAAACGATTGATACGCCACAGAAAAGAAAGGCGCTTGTTGAGAAGTATGTAAGTGATTGCAATGCAAACGGATATGATGGAATAGATCTTGATCTCGAACATTTGAACCCTGATATTCAGGATGCATATACCGAATTCCTGAAACTGGCTTCAAAAGAACTCCATGCTGTTGGAAAGAAATTAAGCCATTGCGTTAGTTTTTATCCGGCTTTGTATCAGGATAACGAAACTAAGATGTTTCACGATCCGGCAGTTTTGAATACTACTTGCGACTTAGTTAGAGTGATGTGTTACGATATGTATTTTGCACCTGGGATAGATAAGCCCGAGCTCAAACATAGGGATGATTGTATGGGCATTGGACCTACGTCTAATTATCTATGGACTAGAGAGGCGATGCTTTTCTGGATGAAACATATTCCAAATGATAAATTAGTGATGGCGTTGCCTGCTTATGCAAATGATTATGCTGTAACTGGCGGCATCAAAGGAAGGCAGATTTACCAATCTGTGCCTGACAGTATAAATGGAATTTTGCCTTCTCCTATCTGGTTATGTTATGAAAAGGTAAACATGTATCTGTATGATGGTACTGATGGTAATCGGCATCTGTTTTATGCAAGTGATGCCAGAAGTACGGAAGCGCTACTTGAACTAGCTGATGAACTGGGAATCTCTCAAATCGGTTTTTGGCACTTTAATAGCGTAGATCCGCAAATGTGGGATACTGCCGCAAAGTGGCAAAAGAAATAA
- a CDS encoding endonuclease/exonuclease/phosphatase family protein: MKKIFLLIFVILFIFPVQAQHTLRLMTYNIKNANGMDDICSFQRVANVINNASPDVVAIQEVDSMTRRSGQKYVLGEIAERTQMHACFAPAIEFEGGKYGIGLLTKQVPLRLQTIPLPGREEARTLILAEFEDYIYCCTHLSLTEGDRMKSLEIVKSLIASYKKPLFLAGDMNAEPESDFIKELQKDFQILSNPEKHTYPAPDPKEAIDYIAVSKQNATGFAVISAKVVNELMASDHRPILVELRTAEKADKIFRTKPYLQNPVGNGITVMWETTVPSYCWVEYGTDTTRLERARMIVDGQVVCNNKLHKIRIDGLQPGQKYYYRVCSQEMLLYQAYKKVFGNTAQSTFSEFTLPVADTESFTAIVFNDLHQHTNTFRTLCKQIQDVKYDFVVFNGDCVDDPVDHEQATTFISELTEGVCGDRIPTFFMRGNHEIRNAYSIGLRDHFDYVGDKTYASFNWGDTRIVMLDCGEDKPDDHWVYYGLNDFTQLRNEQVDFLKKELSAKEFKKAKKRVLIHHIPLYGNYEKNLCADLWTKLLEKAPFNVSLNAHTHKYAYHPKGELGNNYPVIIGGGYKMDSATVMILEKKNDELRIKVLNVRGEVLLDITV, encoded by the coding sequence ATGAAAAAGATCTTTTTACTCATTTTCGTCATTCTATTTATTTTTCCGGTACAGGCTCAACATACATTGAGACTGATGACTTATAATATTAAAAATGCGAACGGCATGGATGATATTTGCAGTTTTCAACGGGTAGCCAATGTGATAAATAATGCTTCTCCTGATGTTGTGGCTATACAAGAGGTAGACAGTATGACCCGTCGGAGCGGGCAGAAATATGTGCTGGGTGAAATAGCTGAACGTACACAGATGCATGCCTGTTTTGCACCTGCTATAGAGTTTGAAGGAGGTAAATATGGAATCGGACTGTTGACAAAGCAAGTTCCGCTACGTTTACAAACTATCCCTTTACCTGGTAGAGAAGAGGCCCGCACCTTGATTCTGGCAGAATTTGAGGATTATATTTATTGTTGTACTCATCTGTCATTAACGGAAGGAGATCGCATGAAGTCCCTGGAAATAGTGAAGTCATTGATTGCTTCCTATAAAAAGCCTCTTTTTCTAGCCGGAGATATGAATGCTGAACCTGAATCCGATTTCATCAAAGAATTGCAAAAGGATTTTCAAATACTCTCCAATCCGGAAAAGCATACTTATCCTGCTCCCGATCCAAAAGAGGCCATTGATTATATTGCCGTGTCAAAGCAAAACGCTACCGGATTTGCTGTCATATCTGCGAAAGTAGTTAATGAGCTAATGGCTTCCGACCATCGTCCCATACTTGTGGAATTGCGTACCGCTGAAAAGGCAGACAAGATATTCCGTACTAAACCTTATTTGCAGAATCCTGTGGGTAATGGCATTACTGTGATGTGGGAAACAACCGTTCCTTCTTATTGCTGGGTGGAATATGGCACAGATACTACCCGGCTGGAACGTGCGCGTATGATTGTTGACGGTCAGGTGGTCTGCAATAACAAGCTGCATAAAATACGTATAGATGGCTTACAGCCCGGACAGAAATATTATTATCGTGTGTGTTCGCAAGAGATGTTGCTTTATCAGGCATATAAAAAGGTATTTGGAAATACAGCACAATCGACCTTCAGTGAATTTACTCTTCCTGTTGCTGATACAGAGTCTTTTACCGCTATTGTTTTTAATGATTTGCATCAACATACCAATACTTTCCGTACTCTATGTAAACAAATACAGGATGTTAAGTATGATTTTGTTGTTTTCAATGGTGACTGTGTGGATGATCCTGTGGATCACGAGCAGGCAACCACATTTATCAGTGAACTGACCGAAGGAGTGTGTGGCGATCGCATACCGACTTTCTTTATGCGTGGCAACCATGAAATCCGCAATGCCTATTCTATCGGTTTGCGTGACCATTTTGATTATGTGGGAGATAAAACTTATGCCTCTTTTAACTGGGGAGATACCCGTATCGTCATGTTGGATTGTGGAGAAGATAAACCGGACGACCATTGGGTATATTATGGCTTGAACGATTTTACTCAATTGCGTAATGAACAGGTTGATTTTCTGAAAAAAGAACTGTCTGCCAAAGAATTCAAGAAAGCAAAGAAACGTGTCCTTATTCATCATATTCCGCTTTACGGTAATTATGAAAAGAATCTCTGTGCAGATCTGTGGACTAAATTATTGGAAAAAGCACCTTTTAATGTCAGTCTGAATGCACATACCCATAAATACGCTTACCATCCGAAAGGGGAACTGGGTAATAATTATCCAGTTATTATTGGTGGAGGATATAAGATGGACAGTGCTACGGTGATGATTCTGGAAAAGAAGAACGATGAATTGAGGATTAAGGTGCTGAATGTAAGGGGAGAGGTTTTACTGGATATAACAGTCTAA
- a CDS encoding RagB/SusD family nutrient uptake outer membrane protein — MKTIYRIFKSVGLALIALWMVSCQDLLTEDPKGQLAVTNFFNSKGDLDLALNGMYSKVASDMYANIWAGFESVMGDDISTHPAANKQGLREVDTYNVSDNNTWVTELWGARWRLVKAANFIIDNAGRTPEVSQEEKDAAIGQAYYWRAYSYFYFVMAWGEVPMVVKDEINYNMPLATVPEIYELIVSDLKKAETMVPANYTKEPYARNGVNIAVSQGAVKATLAYVYMAMAGWPLNKGTEYYQLAAAKAKEVIDAAKKGTYYYKLLPDYKQVYSMEYNKNNPEVLLGVYYNLGIDALTNAPLADFLADYAYGGGGWGDTNGEIKFWYDFPEGSRKDASYFPKIILKNETKLRDWWEDPNPEAPRVVVAPCFMKKVETTTGEEFDYTNPKISMNQNGEKTHQIIRLAEVYCWYAEAVGRSKTGSITEAVNLLNEVRNRANGSVVADRDIYKTTMSYDDLAEAAYNEHGWEIAGYYWGNIATRARDMFRMNRIKDHFEYRKLNPEIEVAPGVFRKEAVSVSGTWNDSKMYLPRPFVDSSINPNLKN, encoded by the coding sequence ATGAAAACAATATATAGAATATTCAAATCTGTCGGACTAGCATTGATAGCACTTTGGATGGTGTCTTGCCAGGATTTACTGACAGAAGATCCTAAGGGGCAGTTGGCGGTAACTAATTTCTTTAATTCAAAAGGTGATCTGGACTTGGCTCTGAATGGAATGTATTCCAAAGTTGCGAGTGATATGTATGCAAATATCTGGGCAGGTTTCGAATCAGTGATGGGTGATGATATTTCTACACACCCTGCAGCTAATAAACAGGGGTTGCGTGAGGTAGATACTTATAATGTTTCGGACAATAACACTTGGGTGACTGAATTGTGGGGTGCTCGTTGGAGATTGGTAAAAGCTGCTAATTTCATTATAGATAATGCCGGACGAACTCCGGAGGTGAGCCAGGAAGAGAAAGATGCAGCCATTGGACAAGCTTATTATTGGCGTGCCTATTCTTATTTTTACTTTGTAATGGCTTGGGGAGAGGTACCTATGGTTGTGAAAGATGAAATCAATTACAACATGCCATTGGCAACCGTTCCTGAAATTTACGAGCTGATTGTATCTGATCTGAAAAAGGCAGAAACAATGGTCCCTGCTAATTATACTAAAGAACCCTACGCAAGAAATGGGGTAAACATTGCTGTTAGTCAAGGAGCTGTAAAAGCAACATTGGCTTATGTGTATATGGCAATGGCGGGATGGCCGTTGAACAAAGGAACAGAATATTATCAACTGGCCGCTGCAAAGGCAAAAGAAGTAATCGATGCTGCGAAGAAAGGTACTTACTACTACAAATTATTACCTGATTATAAGCAAGTATATTCGATGGAGTATAATAAGAATAATCCTGAAGTGTTGCTTGGCGTTTACTATAATTTGGGAATAGATGCACTTACCAATGCCCCTTTAGCTGATTTCCTGGCAGACTATGCTTATGGTGGCGGTGGATGGGGAGATACGAACGGAGAAATTAAATTCTGGTATGATTTCCCGGAAGGCTCACGCAAAGATGCATCTTATTTCCCGAAAATCATATTGAAGAATGAAACTAAGTTGCGTGATTGGTGGGAAGACCCCAATCCGGAAGCGCCACGTGTGGTTGTTGCTCCCTGTTTCATGAAGAAAGTAGAAACGACCACTGGAGAAGAATTCGACTATACGAATCCGAAGATTTCGATGAATCAGAATGGAGAAAAGACGCATCAGATTATTCGCTTGGCAGAAGTATATTGCTGGTATGCCGAAGCCGTAGGTCGTTCAAAAACAGGCAGTATCACGGAAGCTGTCAACTTATTGAATGAGGTACGCAATCGTGCCAATGGATCTGTTGTTGCAGACCGGGATATCTATAAGACAACCATGTCGTATGATGATCTGGCAGAAGCTGCCTATAATGAACATGGCTGGGAAATAGCCGGATATTATTGGGGAAATATTGCCACTAGAGCAAGGGATATGTTTCGCATGAATCGCATTAAAGATCATTTTGAATACAGAAAATTAAATCCGGAGATTGAAGTGGCTCCCGGAGTCTTCAGGAAAGAAGCTGTTTCCGTATCTGGTACGTGGAATGACAGTAAAATGTATCTTCCCCGTCCTTTTGTAGATTCGTCTATTAATCCGAATTTGAAGAACTGA
- a CDS encoding BACON domain-containing protein: protein MKLRYLYLAIGVLCNASLVSCGDSFKEKTEIVACGISTNALTFGVSSTEVQTVDITSEAAWEVAVDQAGGNWLTVSPLEGTGNGTLTIAADKNNGPKRSATLTIAAKGAELRTITVIQDGYKGTIYNYGDFTGLQKTGLVAGINPITIVDNDECEDGKALRIYTRAGEEYEGTNGDRFKVQTTTQFGSGRYEWRIYVPKFGMNDRASIGAFLYFDDGHELDFEICSGTAADRAAHSAGPDDMLCLVTSQANPFFSEFTPIKGDAWHTFVLDLKLENKKYLAEWSVDGKVLKRAQLDYGEEAYFRAISSVENLYGMGDHAATQENYALFDYLEYVPYDYSMKPIIEGQLPPEPEGTTVKWDFEEAGFVPVGWTNNGGTIADGSLNLSNGNNFVYGPEIGAGKYTWEIDVPLVGVGEKWLAGGNIAATNAEERSFSMFVFSGTENDRAACTVPPVPGQMLVRCYTEAMGVYGVPIDPGKHTLTIDLRLNADGAYWAAWIIDGEVAKTFTTWYTPAQFKFGFSMMTFADGGGWQGDKPTAKTYTVKYDYIEYKKYNYDEE, encoded by the coding sequence ATGAAACTAAGATATTTATATTTAGCAATAGGTGTATTATGTAATGCCTCTTTAGTATCATGCGGTGATAGCTTCAAAGAGAAAACAGAGATTGTTGCATGCGGAATCTCCACAAATGCTTTAACATTCGGAGTCTCCTCTACTGAAGTTCAGACTGTAGATATTACGTCAGAAGCAGCTTGGGAAGTTGCAGTGGATCAGGCAGGTGGTAATTGGCTTACTGTTTCTCCTTTGGAAGGAACTGGTAATGGTACGTTAACAATTGCTGCTGATAAGAATAACGGCCCAAAACGTAGTGCAACCTTGACCATAGCGGCGAAAGGTGCTGAACTTCGAACCATCACAGTTATTCAGGATGGCTATAAAGGAACCATTTATAATTACGGTGACTTTACTGGATTGCAAAAGACGGGGCTTGTGGCAGGGATCAATCCGATCACTATCGTAGATAATGACGAATGTGAAGATGGAAAAGCGTTAAGAATCTATACCCGGGCAGGTGAAGAGTATGAAGGTACTAATGGGGACCGTTTCAAGGTGCAGACAACAACGCAATTCGGATCAGGTCGTTATGAATGGAGGATATATGTCCCTAAATTCGGAATGAATGACCGGGCCAGTATTGGAGCATTTTTATATTTTGACGATGGGCATGAATTGGATTTTGAAATTTGTTCCGGTACAGCTGCAGACCGTGCAGCACATAGTGCCGGACCAGATGATATGCTGTGCCTTGTGACTAGTCAGGCTAATCCTTTTTTCTCTGAATTCACGCCTATTAAGGGGGATGCTTGGCATACGTTTGTATTGGATTTGAAGTTAGAAAATAAGAAATATCTGGCGGAGTGGTCGGTTGATGGTAAAGTTTTAAAGAGGGCACAATTAGATTATGGTGAAGAGGCTTATTTCCGTGCTATATCTAGTGTCGAGAATCTTTATGGTATGGGCGATCATGCGGCAACTCAAGAAAATTATGCCTTATTTGATTATCTTGAATATGTTCCTTATGATTATTCAATGAAGCCGATTATCGAAGGTCAGCTTCCTCCCGAACCAGAGGGAACAACAGTGAAGTGGGACTTTGAGGAAGCTGGTTTTGTTCCTGTTGGATGGACTAACAATGGAGGAACGATTGCGGATGGAAGTTTGAATCTATCTAACGGGAATAACTTCGTTTATGGTCCGGAGATAGGAGCTGGAAAATATACATGGGAAATAGATGTTCCTTTGGTAGGGGTAGGTGAAAAATGGTTGGCAGGTGGTAATATCGCTGCAACTAATGCTGAAGAAAGGTCATTCTCTATGTTTGTTTTCTCGGGTACTGAAAATGATCGTGCGGCTTGTACGGTTCCTCCTGTTCCTGGTCAGATGCTGGTACGTTGTTATACGGAAGCTATGGGAGTTTACGGTGTACCTATTGATCCGGGTAAACACACTTTGACTATTGACCTTAGACTTAATGCAGATGGTGCATATTGGGCGGCATGGATTATAGATGGTGAAGTGGCGAAAACATTTACTACTTGGTATACTCCGGCACAGTTTAAATTTGGATTCTCAATGATGACCTTTGCTGATGGAGGTGGCTGGCAAGGAGATAAGCCTACTGCAAAGACATATACAGTCAAATATGACTATATAGAATATAAGAAGTATAATTATGATGAAGAATAA
- a CDS encoding SusC/RagA family TonB-linked outer membrane protein, which yields MDNLRKTLGCLLLFLFAAVTSTYAQVAKQYSGTVTDADSNEPIIGVNVTLKDAQTGTVTDISGKFSISAPVGSTLSFSYIGYVTKEVKLGTNTSLKITMQEDQNQLSEVVVIGYGAVKKSDITGAVASVSSKQFKDQPVKRVEDILQGRTAGVAVTSVNGLPGGTVKVRVRGTTSLNTSNDPLYVIDGIMSGGLDVNPADIQSIEVLKDASATAIYGSRGANGVVLVTTKKGVEGKVQIYADVAIGVSNILKKYDLLNAYEYATALKEYNGISFADDEMEAYKNGSKGIDWQNLMLQTGISQDYKLGISGGTAKNKYLISANVLNMTAMTITTKYQRAQLRINLDNELTKWLTLSTKINASRTHSHNGGIDIMNFLNYSPTMEMKDPVTGVYNMDPYNSVNGNPYGARVANYGDSYVYALNTNMDLTFKIMKGLTLSVQGAANYSHVPSYSFTSSLAKPGQISGMENASRMNLFWQNTNNVTYNTSFGDHHLTATAVFEASGAEGRNLKLTGSDLANEFVGYWNAKNAKTRDGENGYSAEAIVSGLGRIMYNYKGKYMLTGTFRADGSSKFQKNNKWGYFPSAAVAWDVAKENFMSKQNIVQQLKLRASFGVVGNQSIGAYTTLGMLAPTNYDGYGSDAIHTGYWTGNLATPDVTWESTYQYNIGLDASVLDGRLSFTAEWFRKDTKDLLLRKPAPQYNGGGSFWVNQGEVRNSGVEFTITATPLTDKDIFGWETSLNASYLKNKIIDLAGSDFIVGENYTSIGGGPIQIKKVGYPIGSFYLYEWANFNDQGANLYKHQSNGSLTTNPGADDLVTKGQAEPNWTFGWNNTFTWKNWTLNLFINAALGQDRLNVSRYAMGSMTGVYRFISLSDAYYKSWDKVANKADAVYASHKNSDNRNYPDSDFWLEDASFVRLKNISLTYNIPKKITKVADIQLSVSAQNLFTLTKYTGMDPEVYSESDYGFNGVDMGSYPVPRTFTFGMKLNF from the coding sequence ATGGATAATCTAAGAAAAACGCTTGGCTGCTTGCTACTATTTCTTTTTGCAGCAGTTACATCTACTTATGCACAGGTTGCAAAGCAGTATTCGGGTACTGTTACGGATGCCGACAGCAATGAACCTATCATCGGTGTCAACGTAACTCTTAAAGATGCACAAACTGGTACCGTAACGGATATTTCCGGAAAGTTCTCGATTAGTGCTCCTGTTGGCTCTACACTATCATTCTCTTATATCGGATACGTGACTAAAGAGGTTAAACTGGGAACGAATACCAGTTTGAAGATTACAATGCAGGAAGATCAGAACCAATTGAGTGAAGTAGTGGTCATTGGCTATGGTGCAGTGAAAAAATCAGATATAACAGGTGCTGTGGCTTCTGTTTCTTCCAAACAATTTAAGGATCAGCCGGTAAAGCGGGTGGAAGATATTCTGCAAGGACGTACTGCAGGTGTGGCAGTGACGAGCGTAAATGGTTTACCTGGTGGTACAGTTAAAGTTCGTGTTCGTGGTACTACTTCTCTTAATACCAGCAATGACCCCTTGTATGTCATCGATGGCATTATGTCTGGTGGACTAGATGTAAATCCTGCTGACATTCAATCTATTGAAGTTCTGAAGGATGCTTCGGCAACGGCTATTTATGGCTCACGCGGCGCTAATGGTGTGGTATTGGTAACTACTAAAAAAGGGGTGGAAGGTAAAGTGCAGATTTATGCAGATGTGGCTATAGGCGTATCGAACATCCTTAAAAAATATGACTTACTGAATGCTTATGAATATGCGACTGCATTAAAGGAGTATAATGGTATCTCATTTGCAGATGATGAGATGGAAGCCTATAAGAATGGCTCCAAAGGCATTGACTGGCAGAATTTGATGTTGCAGACCGGTATTAGTCAGGACTATAAATTAGGTATTTCGGGTGGAACGGCTAAAAATAAGTATCTTATTTCAGCCAATGTACTGAATATGACAGCCATGACCATCACGACCAAGTATCAACGTGCACAGTTGCGGATAAATTTGGATAATGAACTCACCAAGTGGTTGACACTTTCTACCAAAATTAATGCTTCACGTACTCACAGTCATAATGGGGGTATTGACATTATGAACTTTCTGAACTATTCTCCTACGATGGAAATGAAAGATCCGGTAACGGGCGTTTATAATATGGACCCTTATAATTCAGTAAACGGAAACCCTTATGGTGCACGTGTCGCAAATTATGGTGACTCATACGTGTATGCTTTGAATACTAATATGGATTTGACTTTCAAAATAATGAAAGGGTTGACATTGTCTGTACAGGGTGCTGCTAATTACTCTCATGTTCCGAGTTACTCTTTCACCTCGTCATTAGCAAAACCCGGACAAATTAGTGGTATGGAAAATGCGAGCAGGATGAATCTATTCTGGCAGAATACCAATAATGTGACTTATAACACAAGTTTCGGCGATCATCATCTGACTGCAACAGCTGTATTTGAAGCAAGTGGTGCCGAAGGCAGAAATCTAAAATTGACCGGAAGTGATTTAGCCAATGAGTTTGTTGGTTATTGGAATGCAAAAAATGCAAAGACACGCGATGGAGAGAATGGCTATTCCGCAGAAGCTATTGTGTCCGGGCTTGGTCGAATTATGTACAATTACAAAGGGAAGTATATGCTGACAGGTACTTTCCGTGCCGACGGTTCATCTAAGTTTCAGAAGAATAATAAGTGGGGATATTTTCCGTCAGCAGCTGTTGCTTGGGATGTTGCTAAAGAAAACTTTATGAGCAAACAAAACATTGTCCAGCAATTGAAACTAAGAGCCAGTTTTGGTGTTGTTGGTAATCAAAGTATCGGTGCTTACACAACATTAGGTATGTTGGCTCCTACAAATTATGACGGTTATGGTAGCGATGCAATCCATACCGGTTATTGGACTGGAAATCTCGCTACACCGGATGTAACTTGGGAAAGCACCTATCAGTATAACATAGGTTTGGACGCCAGTGTTTTAGACGGTCGCTTGAGTTTTACAGCCGAATGGTTCCGAAAGGATACTAAGGACCTGTTGCTTCGCAAACCTGCTCCTCAGTATAACGGAGGTGGCTCTTTCTGGGTCAACCAAGGTGAAGTTAGAAACTCTGGTGTTGAATTCACCATTACAGCTACTCCTTTGACAGACAAAGATATATTTGGTTGGGAAACATCGCTGAATGCATCTTATTTAAAGAATAAGATAATCGATCTGGCAGGTAGTGATTTTATCGTTGGGGAGAATTATACAAGTATTGGCGGTGGTCCCATTCAAATTAAAAAAGTAGGGTATCCGATTGGCTCTTTCTATCTTTATGAATGGGCAAACTTTAATGACCAGGGCGCCAACTTGTATAAACATCAATCTAATGGAAGTTTGACAACCAATCCGGGTGCTGACGATCTGGTTACTAAAGGGCAGGCCGAGCCTAATTGGACTTTCGGATGGAATAATACATTCACTTGGAAAAACTGGACGCTCAATCTCTTTATCAATGCTGCATTAGGACAAGATAGACTGAATGTAAGCCGCTATGCGATGGGATCTATGACAGGTGTATATCGCTTCATCTCTTTATCCGATGCTTATTACAAAAGTTGGGATAAAGTAGCCAATAAAGCAGATGCTGTGTATGCAAGTCATAAAAATTCAGATAATAGAAACTATCCTGATTCCGATTTCTGGCTTGAAGATGCATCATTTGTGAGACTGAAAAATATAAGCCTTACGTATAATATTCCTAAGAAGATAACGAAAGTAGCCGATATTCAACTGTCGGTCAGTGCTCAAAACCTGTTTACATTAACGAAATACACAGGTATGGACCCAGAAGTGTACAGTGAATCCGATTATGGCTTTAATGGTGTGGATATGGGATCTTATCCTGTTCCAAGAACATTCACTTTTGGTATGAAACTTAACTTTTAA